Proteins found in one Acipenser ruthenus chromosome 18, fAciRut3.2 maternal haplotype, whole genome shotgun sequence genomic segment:
- the LOC117420394 gene encoding uridine-cytidine kinase-like 1 isoform X4: MNTPAYSGAMITGCWALTSDGSGSSEESLDRLLPPVNTTLSPRKRTTSQCKSEPPLLRTSKRTIYTAGRPPWYNEQGTQSKEAFVIGLCGGSACGKTTVARKIIEALDVPWVVLLSMDSFYKVLSPEEQQLAARNDYNFDHVDAFDFVLLVHTLRKLKQGKSVKIPVYDFTTHGRQKEWKIVYGASVIIFEGIMSFADKELLKLLDMKIFVDTDSDIRLVRRLRRDITERGREIEGVIKQYNKFVKPAFEQYIEPTMRLADIVVPRGGANMVAIDLIVQHVHSQLEERELSVRAALASAHQFQPLPETLSVLKSTPQVRGMHTIIRNKETSRDEFIFYSKRLMRLLIEHALSFLPSQSFTVQTPQDQDYDGRTFHGKRITGVSILRAGETMEPALRAVCKDVRIGKILIQTNQDTGEPELHYLRLPKDITEDHVILMDCTVSTGAAAMMAVRVLLDHDAQEEKIFLVSLLMAEMGVHSVAYAFPQVKIITTAVDKKVNDLFHIIPGIGNFGDRYFGTDAPPDWSDEEPEEAS, from the exons ATGAACACTCCTGCGTACTCTGGAGCCATGATTACTGGCTGTTGGGCGCTCACATCTGATGGCAG tggcAGTAGTGAAGAGTCGTTGGACAGACTTCTTCCTCCGGTGAACACAACTCTGTCTCCTCGTAAAAGAACCACGAGCCAATGCAAGTCAGAACCACCCCTGCTGAGAACAAGCAAACGGACGATCTACACCGCGGGACGGCCTCCGTGGTACAATGAGCAGGGAACGCAATCAAAAGAAGCATTTGTCATTG GTCTCTGTGGGGGCAGTGCTTGTGGAAAAACAACAGTAGCCAGGAAGATAATCGAAGCCTTGGATGTGCCCTGGGTGGTGCTGTTGTCTATGGATTCCTTTTACAAG GTTCTCTCTCCAGAAGAGCAGCAGCTAGCAGCCAGAAACGACTACAATTTCGACCACGTCGACGCGTTTGATTTCGTTCTCCTTGTGCACACGCTGAGGAAGCTGAAACAGGGCAAGAGTGTGAAGATCCCAGTCTACGATTTCACCACGCATGGTCGGCAGAAAGAGTGG aAAATCGTGTATGGAGCTAGTGTTATTATATTTGAAGGTATCATGTCTTTCGCTGACAAAGAGCTGTTGAAG cTTTTAGACATGAAGATTTTTGTAGATACAGATTCTGATATCCGGCTGGTTCGACGCCTACGCAGGGACATTACTGAACGTGGGCGGGAGATTGAGGGTGTTATCAAACAGTACAACAAGTTTGTGAAGCCTGCTTTCGAGCAGTACATTGAGCCCACCATGCGACTGGCCGATATCGTCGTCCCCCGGG gAGGAGCAAATATGGTAGCAATTGATCTGATAGTCCAACATGTGCACAGTCAACTGGAGGAG CGCGAGCTCAGTGTCAG GGCAGCCCTGGCGTCGGCCCATCAGTTCCAGCCCCTCCCTGAGACTCTCAGCGTTCTGAAGAGCACTCCGCAGGTCAGGGGGATGCACACCATCATCAG AAACAAAGAGACAAGTCGCGATGAGTTCATTTTCTATTCGAAAAGGCTTATGAGGCTACTTATAGAGCATGCTCTTTCTTTCCTGCCATCTCAG TCCTTTACAGTTCAGACACCACAGGACCAGGATTATGATGGAAGAACGTTTCATGGGAAAAGA ATCACAGGGGTGTCCATTCTCCGAGCTGGAGAGACCATGGAGCCTGCACTACGAGCAGTGTGTAAAGATGTGAGAATCGGGAAGATCCTCATTCAGACCAATCAGGACACAGGAGAACCTGAG CTGCATTACCTAAGGTTGCCAAAGGACATCACTGAAGACCATGTCATACTGATGGACTGCACTGTATCAACAGGAGCTGCTGCTATGATGGCAGTAAGAGTCTTATTG GATCATGATGCTCAGGAGGAGAAGATCTTCCTGGTGTCTCTACTCATGGCAGAGATGGGGGTGCACTCTGTGGCCTACGCCTTCCCCCAGGTCAAAATCATCACCACCGCTGTGGATAAGAAAGTCAACGACCTGTTCCACATCATCCCGGGGATCG GTAACTTTGGGGATCGATACTTTGGTACAGACGCCCCTCCTGACTGGAGTGACGAGGAACCTGAGGAGGCCAGCTAA
- the LOC117420394 gene encoding uridine-cytidine kinase-like 1 isoform X3, translated as MNTPAYSGAMITGCWALTSDGSGSSEESLDRLLPPVNTTLSPRKRTTSQCKSEPPLLRTSKRTIYTAGRPPWYNEQGTQSKEAFVIGLCGGSACGKTTVARKIIEALDVPWVVLLSMDSFYKVLSPEEQQLAARNDYNFDHVDAFDFVLLVHTLRKLKQGKSVKIPVYDFTTHGRQKEWKIVYGASVIIFEGIMSFADKELLKLLDMKIFVDTDSDIRLVRRLRRDITERGREIEGVIKQYNKFVKPAFEQYIEPTMRLADIVVPRGGANMVAIDLIVQHVHSQLEERKLRWDMAALASAHQFQPLPETLSVLKSTPQVRGMHTIIRNKETSRDEFIFYSKRLMRLLIEHALSFLPSQSFTVQTPQDQDYDGRTFHGKRITGVSILRAGETMEPALRAVCKDVRIGKILIQTNQDTGEPELHYLRLPKDITEDHVILMDCTVSTGAAAMMAVRVLLDHDAQEEKIFLVSLLMAEMGVHSVAYAFPQVKIITTAVDKKVNDLFHIIPGIGNFGDRYFGTDAPPDWSDEEPEEAS; from the exons ATGAACACTCCTGCGTACTCTGGAGCCATGATTACTGGCTGTTGGGCGCTCACATCTGATGGCAG tggcAGTAGTGAAGAGTCGTTGGACAGACTTCTTCCTCCGGTGAACACAACTCTGTCTCCTCGTAAAAGAACCACGAGCCAATGCAAGTCAGAACCACCCCTGCTGAGAACAAGCAAACGGACGATCTACACCGCGGGACGGCCTCCGTGGTACAATGAGCAGGGAACGCAATCAAAAGAAGCATTTGTCATTG GTCTCTGTGGGGGCAGTGCTTGTGGAAAAACAACAGTAGCCAGGAAGATAATCGAAGCCTTGGATGTGCCCTGGGTGGTGCTGTTGTCTATGGATTCCTTTTACAAG GTTCTCTCTCCAGAAGAGCAGCAGCTAGCAGCCAGAAACGACTACAATTTCGACCACGTCGACGCGTTTGATTTCGTTCTCCTTGTGCACACGCTGAGGAAGCTGAAACAGGGCAAGAGTGTGAAGATCCCAGTCTACGATTTCACCACGCATGGTCGGCAGAAAGAGTGG aAAATCGTGTATGGAGCTAGTGTTATTATATTTGAAGGTATCATGTCTTTCGCTGACAAAGAGCTGTTGAAG cTTTTAGACATGAAGATTTTTGTAGATACAGATTCTGATATCCGGCTGGTTCGACGCCTACGCAGGGACATTACTGAACGTGGGCGGGAGATTGAGGGTGTTATCAAACAGTACAACAAGTTTGTGAAGCCTGCTTTCGAGCAGTACATTGAGCCCACCATGCGACTGGCCGATATCGTCGTCCCCCGGG gAGGAGCAAATATGGTAGCAATTGATCTGATAGTCCAACATGTGCACAGTCAACTGGAGGAG AGGAAACTGCGCTGGGATAT GGCAGCCCTGGCGTCGGCCCATCAGTTCCAGCCCCTCCCTGAGACTCTCAGCGTTCTGAAGAGCACTCCGCAGGTCAGGGGGATGCACACCATCATCAG AAACAAAGAGACAAGTCGCGATGAGTTCATTTTCTATTCGAAAAGGCTTATGAGGCTACTTATAGAGCATGCTCTTTCTTTCCTGCCATCTCAG TCCTTTACAGTTCAGACACCACAGGACCAGGATTATGATGGAAGAACGTTTCATGGGAAAAGA ATCACAGGGGTGTCCATTCTCCGAGCTGGAGAGACCATGGAGCCTGCACTACGAGCAGTGTGTAAAGATGTGAGAATCGGGAAGATCCTCATTCAGACCAATCAGGACACAGGAGAACCTGAG CTGCATTACCTAAGGTTGCCAAAGGACATCACTGAAGACCATGTCATACTGATGGACTGCACTGTATCAACAGGAGCTGCTGCTATGATGGCAGTAAGAGTCTTATTG GATCATGATGCTCAGGAGGAGAAGATCTTCCTGGTGTCTCTACTCATGGCAGAGATGGGGGTGCACTCTGTGGCCTACGCCTTCCCCCAGGTCAAAATCATCACCACCGCTGTGGATAAGAAAGTCAACGACCTGTTCCACATCATCCCGGGGATCG GTAACTTTGGGGATCGATACTTTGGTACAGACGCCCCTCCTGACTGGAGTGACGAGGAACCTGAGGAGGCCAGCTAA
- the LOC117420394 gene encoding uridine-cytidine kinase-like 1 isoform X2: MSDLSMETRVAELENMDKAATRSDSGSSEESLDRLLPPVNTTLSPRKRTTSQCKSEPPLLRTSKRTIYTAGRPPWYNEQGTQSKEAFVIGLCGGSACGKTTVARKIIEALDVPWVVLLSMDSFYKVLSPEEQQLAARNDYNFDHVDAFDFVLLVHTLRKLKQGKSVKIPVYDFTTHGRQKEWKIVYGASVIIFEGIMSFADKELLKLLDMKIFVDTDSDIRLVRRLRRDITERGREIEGVIKQYNKFVKPAFEQYIEPTMRLADIVVPRGGANMVAIDLIVQHVHSQLEERELSVRAALASAHQFQPLPETLSVLKSTPQVRGMHTIIRNKETSRDEFIFYSKRLMRLLIEHALSFLPSQSFTVQTPQDQDYDGRTFHGKRITGVSILRAGETMEPALRAVCKDVRIGKILIQTNQDTGEPELHYLRLPKDITEDHVILMDCTVSTGAAAMMAVRVLLDHDAQEEKIFLVSLLMAEMGVHSVAYAFPQVKIITTAVDKKVNDLFHIIPGIGNFGDRYFGTDAPPDWSDEEPEEAS, from the exons ATGTCTGACTTAAGCATGGAGACTCGGGTCGCCGAGCTGGAAAACATGGACAAAGCCGCCACTCGGTCTGACAG tggcAGTAGTGAAGAGTCGTTGGACAGACTTCTTCCTCCGGTGAACACAACTCTGTCTCCTCGTAAAAGAACCACGAGCCAATGCAAGTCAGAACCACCCCTGCTGAGAACAAGCAAACGGACGATCTACACCGCGGGACGGCCTCCGTGGTACAATGAGCAGGGAACGCAATCAAAAGAAGCATTTGTCATTG GTCTCTGTGGGGGCAGTGCTTGTGGAAAAACAACAGTAGCCAGGAAGATAATCGAAGCCTTGGATGTGCCCTGGGTGGTGCTGTTGTCTATGGATTCCTTTTACAAG GTTCTCTCTCCAGAAGAGCAGCAGCTAGCAGCCAGAAACGACTACAATTTCGACCACGTCGACGCGTTTGATTTCGTTCTCCTTGTGCACACGCTGAGGAAGCTGAAACAGGGCAAGAGTGTGAAGATCCCAGTCTACGATTTCACCACGCATGGTCGGCAGAAAGAGTGG aAAATCGTGTATGGAGCTAGTGTTATTATATTTGAAGGTATCATGTCTTTCGCTGACAAAGAGCTGTTGAAG cTTTTAGACATGAAGATTTTTGTAGATACAGATTCTGATATCCGGCTGGTTCGACGCCTACGCAGGGACATTACTGAACGTGGGCGGGAGATTGAGGGTGTTATCAAACAGTACAACAAGTTTGTGAAGCCTGCTTTCGAGCAGTACATTGAGCCCACCATGCGACTGGCCGATATCGTCGTCCCCCGGG gAGGAGCAAATATGGTAGCAATTGATCTGATAGTCCAACATGTGCACAGTCAACTGGAGGAG CGCGAGCTCAGTGTCAG GGCAGCCCTGGCGTCGGCCCATCAGTTCCAGCCCCTCCCTGAGACTCTCAGCGTTCTGAAGAGCACTCCGCAGGTCAGGGGGATGCACACCATCATCAG AAACAAAGAGACAAGTCGCGATGAGTTCATTTTCTATTCGAAAAGGCTTATGAGGCTACTTATAGAGCATGCTCTTTCTTTCCTGCCATCTCAG TCCTTTACAGTTCAGACACCACAGGACCAGGATTATGATGGAAGAACGTTTCATGGGAAAAGA ATCACAGGGGTGTCCATTCTCCGAGCTGGAGAGACCATGGAGCCTGCACTACGAGCAGTGTGTAAAGATGTGAGAATCGGGAAGATCCTCATTCAGACCAATCAGGACACAGGAGAACCTGAG CTGCATTACCTAAGGTTGCCAAAGGACATCACTGAAGACCATGTCATACTGATGGACTGCACTGTATCAACAGGAGCTGCTGCTATGATGGCAGTAAGAGTCTTATTG GATCATGATGCTCAGGAGGAGAAGATCTTCCTGGTGTCTCTACTCATGGCAGAGATGGGGGTGCACTCTGTGGCCTACGCCTTCCCCCAGGTCAAAATCATCACCACCGCTGTGGATAAGAAAGTCAACGACCTGTTCCACATCATCCCGGGGATCG GTAACTTTGGGGATCGATACTTTGGTACAGACGCCCCTCCTGACTGGAGTGACGAGGAACCTGAGGAGGCCAGCTAA
- the LOC117420394 gene encoding uridine-cytidine kinase-like 1 isoform X1, protein MSDLSMETRVAELENMDKAATRSDSGSSEESLDRLLPPVNTTLSPRKRTTSQCKSEPPLLRTSKRTIYTAGRPPWYNEQGTQSKEAFVIGLCGGSACGKTTVARKIIEALDVPWVVLLSMDSFYKVLSPEEQQLAARNDYNFDHVDAFDFVLLVHTLRKLKQGKSVKIPVYDFTTHGRQKEWKIVYGASVIIFEGIMSFADKELLKLLDMKIFVDTDSDIRLVRRLRRDITERGREIEGVIKQYNKFVKPAFEQYIEPTMRLADIVVPRGGANMVAIDLIVQHVHSQLEERKLRWDMAALASAHQFQPLPETLSVLKSTPQVRGMHTIIRNKETSRDEFIFYSKRLMRLLIEHALSFLPSQSFTVQTPQDQDYDGRTFHGKRITGVSILRAGETMEPALRAVCKDVRIGKILIQTNQDTGEPELHYLRLPKDITEDHVILMDCTVSTGAAAMMAVRVLLDHDAQEEKIFLVSLLMAEMGVHSVAYAFPQVKIITTAVDKKVNDLFHIIPGIGNFGDRYFGTDAPPDWSDEEPEEAS, encoded by the exons ATGTCTGACTTAAGCATGGAGACTCGGGTCGCCGAGCTGGAAAACATGGACAAAGCCGCCACTCGGTCTGACAG tggcAGTAGTGAAGAGTCGTTGGACAGACTTCTTCCTCCGGTGAACACAACTCTGTCTCCTCGTAAAAGAACCACGAGCCAATGCAAGTCAGAACCACCCCTGCTGAGAACAAGCAAACGGACGATCTACACCGCGGGACGGCCTCCGTGGTACAATGAGCAGGGAACGCAATCAAAAGAAGCATTTGTCATTG GTCTCTGTGGGGGCAGTGCTTGTGGAAAAACAACAGTAGCCAGGAAGATAATCGAAGCCTTGGATGTGCCCTGGGTGGTGCTGTTGTCTATGGATTCCTTTTACAAG GTTCTCTCTCCAGAAGAGCAGCAGCTAGCAGCCAGAAACGACTACAATTTCGACCACGTCGACGCGTTTGATTTCGTTCTCCTTGTGCACACGCTGAGGAAGCTGAAACAGGGCAAGAGTGTGAAGATCCCAGTCTACGATTTCACCACGCATGGTCGGCAGAAAGAGTGG aAAATCGTGTATGGAGCTAGTGTTATTATATTTGAAGGTATCATGTCTTTCGCTGACAAAGAGCTGTTGAAG cTTTTAGACATGAAGATTTTTGTAGATACAGATTCTGATATCCGGCTGGTTCGACGCCTACGCAGGGACATTACTGAACGTGGGCGGGAGATTGAGGGTGTTATCAAACAGTACAACAAGTTTGTGAAGCCTGCTTTCGAGCAGTACATTGAGCCCACCATGCGACTGGCCGATATCGTCGTCCCCCGGG gAGGAGCAAATATGGTAGCAATTGATCTGATAGTCCAACATGTGCACAGTCAACTGGAGGAG AGGAAACTGCGCTGGGATAT GGCAGCCCTGGCGTCGGCCCATCAGTTCCAGCCCCTCCCTGAGACTCTCAGCGTTCTGAAGAGCACTCCGCAGGTCAGGGGGATGCACACCATCATCAG AAACAAAGAGACAAGTCGCGATGAGTTCATTTTCTATTCGAAAAGGCTTATGAGGCTACTTATAGAGCATGCTCTTTCTTTCCTGCCATCTCAG TCCTTTACAGTTCAGACACCACAGGACCAGGATTATGATGGAAGAACGTTTCATGGGAAAAGA ATCACAGGGGTGTCCATTCTCCGAGCTGGAGAGACCATGGAGCCTGCACTACGAGCAGTGTGTAAAGATGTGAGAATCGGGAAGATCCTCATTCAGACCAATCAGGACACAGGAGAACCTGAG CTGCATTACCTAAGGTTGCCAAAGGACATCACTGAAGACCATGTCATACTGATGGACTGCACTGTATCAACAGGAGCTGCTGCTATGATGGCAGTAAGAGTCTTATTG GATCATGATGCTCAGGAGGAGAAGATCTTCCTGGTGTCTCTACTCATGGCAGAGATGGGGGTGCACTCTGTGGCCTACGCCTTCCCCCAGGTCAAAATCATCACCACCGCTGTGGATAAGAAAGTCAACGACCTGTTCCACATCATCCCGGGGATCG GTAACTTTGGGGATCGATACTTTGGTACAGACGCCCCTCCTGACTGGAGTGACGAGGAACCTGAGGAGGCCAGCTAA